A region from the Beduinella massiliensis genome encodes:
- a CDS encoding MBL fold metallo-hydrolase, whose protein sequence is MERTYCGAEGATLRYTLHLPPAESQPLYVCLYSGERPEERSAQQAGYVLIRTEKGCLTDACALKAIAALLHEICRDPRVDDMRLYLLGVNRGADGVWALLSLYPRLFAAAVPVGGWGDPYAVRTVCTTPVWSFYRPEDTPQTPAGGARGLADGRLMTLSLRGQGHEQALCSAWTDENPLERADVQRWLRAQSRRTQLEIHCIRPGLWHMEDYFRASCYLVEGKEKALLIDTGMGEVDLPAVVSHLTRLPVELAITHAHGDHYANAGGFAPVYLHERDVKTLPRQIERFRLRHPDAAQADPVKADALRPVKEGDVIDLGGGIRFEVLELPGHTVGSVAYVCESLGLIFTGDAMGSGEIVLLYGQRDELHDVIAGYQKHLRHFIARLEGMAEMTFFGGHRMQDASCELLEQERIVSGGIAYYNPLCLQVARDMEGLCGEILAGRCLPAEDGTALTFKYRRGGIVYRLEPRVV, encoded by the coding sequence ATGGAACGCACATATTGTGGCGCGGAGGGCGCGACGCTTCGGTATACCCTTCATCTGCCGCCTGCCGAATCGCAGCCGCTTTACGTCTGCTTGTATTCGGGGGAGCGGCCGGAGGAGCGGAGCGCGCAGCAGGCAGGCTACGTCCTGATACGAACGGAGAAGGGCTGCCTGACGGATGCCTGCGCGTTAAAGGCGATCGCAGCCCTGCTGCACGAGATCTGCCGGGATCCGAGGGTGGACGACATGCGCCTCTACCTTCTGGGCGTGAACAGGGGAGCGGACGGCGTCTGGGCGCTGCTTTCGCTGTATCCCCGTCTGTTTGCGGCCGCTGTACCGGTTGGCGGCTGGGGGGATCCATACGCCGTGCGCACGGTGTGCACGACGCCGGTCTGGAGCTTCTACCGCCCGGAGGATACGCCCCAAACGCCTGCAGGCGGGGCACGAGGGCTGGCGGACGGCAGGCTGATGACCCTTTCCCTTCGGGGGCAGGGGCATGAGCAGGCGCTTTGCAGCGCGTGGACGGATGAAAACCCCTTGGAACGCGCGGACGTACAGCGTTGGCTGCGCGCGCAAAGCCGCCGCACGCAGCTGGAGATTCACTGCATCCGGCCCGGTCTTTGGCATATGGAGGATTACTTCCGGGCTTCGTGCTATCTCGTGGAAGGGAAGGAGAAGGCCCTGCTGATCGATACGGGCATGGGAGAGGTAGACCTGCCCGCCGTCGTGTCGCACTTGACGCGCCTGCCGGTCGAGCTGGCCATTACGCATGCGCACGGCGATCATTACGCAAACGCGGGCGGCTTTGCGCCCGTATACCTGCATGAACGCGACGTGAAGACGCTGCCGCGGCAGATCGAGCGCTTCCGCCTGCGCCATCCCGACGCCGCGCAGGCCGACCCCGTGAAAGCGGATGCGCTGCGCCCCGTGAAAGAGGGCGACGTCATCGACCTGGGCGGCGGAATACGCTTTGAGGTGCTCGAGCTCCCGGGGCATACGGTGGGCTCGGTCGCCTATGTGTGCGAAAGTCTGGGGCTGATCTTCACGGGAGATGCGATGGGGTCGGGGGAAATCGTCCTCCTGTACGGGCAGCGCGACGAGCTTCACGACGTAATTGCCGGGTATCAAAAGCATCTGCGGCACTTCATCGCACGGCTTGAAGGGATGGCGGAAATGACGTTTTTTGGCGGACACCGCATGCAGGACGCGAGCTGTGAACTTCTCGAGCAGGAGCGCATCGTCAGCGGCGGCATCGCCTATTACAACCCCCTTTGCCTGCAGGTCGCCCGGGATATGGAAGGGCTTTGCGGCGAAATTCTGGCCGGTCGCTGCCTCCCCGCGGAGGATGGGACGGCCCTCACATTCAAATATCGCCGCGGGGGCATCGTTTACCGGCTGGAGCCGCGGGTCGTTTGA
- a CDS encoding ABC transporter substrate-binding protein: protein MKRFFSCLLAAAMLVSAFAVPALSEDGRAQKYTYTWCTPGAPDGTDYTAGDAYAKFFTDQYNIEWDKINTTFDNHTERLRIWINSGDMPDLVNEWNFNFSELKSYAEQELVGRFPDDWKERWPNLASAYARTGVGEELEERLGGTYALPHPIFAEHQPIDPLVWHYVAYMRKDWMEACGIEIKDSYTVEELLDIARAIKEKDPGQVGANLKVINTHVAYMAYLIPYALYEGAWPDGVFFRDADGTVQWGPAQPEMLQALKVYQQAYREGLINPEFYTLKTNEGAEDFYTTGNTAITVECGMAVFMDRYRGYMEANLGLNYDDVVHTAVITGMDGRYHSAELANFANALLVSPQLVADTPRFERLMDFLDYMCTDDAQLVQRLGLEGIDWKRAEDGEIEVLTPGVVREKYATAQRCWSNVYVLSDDFGIINPTYPQIYRDRVKTLYEIKHELGAGTVLDADWDLRFYTSPSRDRVSFIYPDEYAALILKEGDLEENWNAWVKEAMNTYIQPVLDEMNALSK, encoded by the coding sequence ATGAAACGTTTTTTTAGCTGCCTGCTTGCGGCGGCGATGCTCGTGTCCGCTTTTGCGGTTCCCGCGCTGTCGGAGGACGGCCGGGCGCAAAAATATACCTACACCTGGTGCACGCCGGGCGCTCCGGACGGAACGGATTATACCGCAGGGGACGCCTACGCGAAGTTTTTTACCGACCAGTACAACATCGAATGGGACAAGATCAACACGACGTTTGACAACCACACCGAAAGGCTCCGCATCTGGATTAACTCCGGCGATATGCCCGATTTGGTGAACGAGTGGAATTTTAACTTCAGCGAGCTCAAGAGCTACGCGGAGCAGGAGCTCGTCGGCCGTTTCCCGGACGACTGGAAGGAGCGCTGGCCGAACCTGGCGAGCGCCTATGCCCGCACGGGCGTCGGTGAGGAGCTCGAAGAGCGCCTGGGCGGAACGTACGCGCTGCCGCACCCGATCTTTGCGGAACATCAGCCGATCGATCCGCTGGTCTGGCATTACGTTGCTTACATGCGCAAGGATTGGATGGAGGCGTGCGGGATCGAAATCAAGGACAGCTACACCGTCGAGGAGCTGCTTGACATCGCCCGCGCGATCAAGGAGAAGGATCCCGGTCAGGTAGGCGCGAATCTCAAGGTCATCAACACCCACGTGGCCTACATGGCTTACTTGATCCCCTATGCGCTCTACGAGGGCGCGTGGCCGGACGGCGTGTTTTTCAGGGATGCGGACGGGACGGTGCAGTGGGGACCGGCGCAGCCCGAGATGCTGCAGGCGCTGAAGGTCTATCAGCAGGCCTATCGGGAGGGGCTGATCAACCCCGAGTTCTACACGCTCAAGACCAACGAGGGCGCGGAGGATTTTTATACGACGGGCAACACCGCGATCACGGTGGAATGCGGCATGGCGGTGTTCATGGATCGCTATCGCGGGTACATGGAGGCGAACCTGGGGCTCAACTACGACGACGTGGTGCATACGGCGGTCATAACCGGCATGGACGGCAGGTATCACAGCGCTGAGCTGGCGAACTTTGCGAATGCGCTGCTGGTGTCGCCGCAGCTCGTGGCGGACACGCCGCGCTTCGAGCGGCTGATGGACTTCCTCGACTACATGTGCACGGACGACGCGCAGCTCGTGCAGCGCCTGGGGCTTGAAGGCATCGACTGGAAACGCGCGGAGGACGGGGAGATCGAGGTGCTCACGCCGGGCGTCGTGCGCGAAAAATACGCGACGGCGCAGCGCTGCTGGAGCAACGTGTACGTGCTCTCCGACGACTTCGGCATCATCAATCCCACCTATCCACAAATTTATCGCGATCGCGTGAAGACGCTGTACGAGATCAAGCACGAGCTCGGCGCCGGTACCGTGCTCGATGCGGACTGGGATCTGCGCTTTTACACCTCCCCGTCCCGGGATCGCGTCAGCTTCATCTACCCCGATGAATACGCGGCGCTGATCCTGAAGGAGGGCGATTTGGAGGAGAACTGGAACGCCTGGGTAAAAGAGGCGATGAACACCTATATTCAGCCTGTATTGGACGAGATGAACGCGCTCAGCAAATAA
- a CDS encoding carbohydrate ABC transporter permease, with product MKGHQAAAGRRERMEALDVVLLIVVTLWALLIIVPVYNVVVISLTPQKAYLDHPVLLFPQNVTLKNYADLFEDGRIFTGYRNTLLILACGLPLNLLLTTSFAYGTSRGNYPGRRLLFMMVLFTMIFNGGIIPMYLIMKQMKLTNTVWSVVLAYGINTFYMIIMRNYFSTLPESLMESAKLDGAGEWRTLISIVLPLSLPIMATITLFYAVDRWNEWYNAMIFIQRSGLQPLQLVLRAIVIESQVLDSYASADALIDAQKFSMGLKSSAVVVTMLPVMCVFPFLQKHFVKGVMVGAIKA from the coding sequence TTGAAGGGTCATCAAGCGGCAGCGGGAAGACGGGAGCGCATGGAAGCGCTCGACGTCGTGCTGCTGATCGTCGTCACGCTCTGGGCGCTTTTGATTATCGTGCCGGTGTACAACGTCGTCGTCATTTCCCTGACGCCGCAGAAGGCTTACCTGGATCATCCGGTTCTTCTGTTTCCGCAGAACGTGACGCTCAAAAATTACGCGGATCTGTTTGAAGACGGCAGAATTTTTACGGGCTACCGCAATACGCTGTTGATCCTCGCGTGCGGCCTGCCGCTGAACCTGCTGCTCACGACCAGCTTTGCGTACGGCACCAGCCGGGGAAACTACCCGGGCAGAAGGCTGCTTTTCATGATGGTGCTCTTCACGATGATCTTCAACGGCGGCATCATCCCCATGTACCTCATCATGAAGCAGATGAAATTGACCAACACGGTTTGGTCCGTCGTGCTGGCTTACGGCATCAACACGTTTTACATGATCATCATGCGCAATTATTTTTCCACGCTGCCGGAGTCGCTCATGGAATCCGCCAAGCTGGACGGCGCGGGCGAGTGGCGTACCCTGATCTCCATCGTGCTGCCGCTTTCCCTGCCCATCATGGCGACCATCACGCTCTTTTACGCGGTGGACCGTTGGAATGAATGGTACAACGCCATGATCTTTATCCAGCGCTCCGGCCTGCAGCCGCTGCAGCTCGTGCTTCGGGCCATCGTCATCGAGTCGCAGGTGCTGGATTCGTATGCGAGCGCGGACGCGCTCATCGACGCGCAAAAGTTTTCGATGGGCCTGAAATCTTCTGCGGTCGTCGTGACGATGCTGCCCGTCATGTGCGTGTTCCCTTTTCTTCAAAAGCACTTTGTCAAAGGCGTGATGGTGGGGGCGATTAAGGCGTAA
- a CDS encoding ABC transporter permease subunit has product MNRTAATAHGPRGLRRLGAEVYKNRMVYTLVLPGLIWYLLFAYGPMGGLSLAFKTYRANLGIWGSPWVGMQNYHYVFRDAAFWRSVWRTLYINLGRLIFEFPIPVFLSLMLNELRVGRYKKVLQTVFTFPHFLSWIIVSSVLINFLSAEGLVNSILKNCGGEAFHFLGNTATFQPMLYITAIWKGAGWSAIIYLAAISGIDVDQYEAAEIDGASRLQRVAHITLPNILPTVIVMFILQTGNLMSAGFDQIFNLSNVAVRDVAETLDMFIYRITFQAPPDFGFSMAVSLFRSVINMALLVLADRGAKLMGGSGLFA; this is encoded by the coding sequence ATGAATCGAACGGCAGCTACGGCACACGGACCGCGGGGGCTACGACGCCTTGGTGCGGAGGTCTACAAGAATCGCATGGTGTATACGCTCGTCCTTCCCGGGCTGATCTGGTATCTGCTCTTCGCCTATGGGCCGATGGGCGGGCTGTCCCTGGCGTTCAAGACCTACCGCGCGAACCTGGGGATCTGGGGGAGCCCCTGGGTCGGCATGCAAAATTACCATTACGTCTTTCGGGATGCGGCCTTCTGGAGGTCCGTCTGGCGGACGCTTTACATCAACCTGGGGCGCCTGATCTTTGAATTTCCGATACCCGTGTTCCTCTCGCTCATGCTCAACGAGCTTCGCGTGGGCCGGTACAAAAAGGTGCTTCAAACCGTCTTCACGTTTCCGCACTTTCTGTCGTGGATCATCGTCTCCAGCGTGCTGATCAATTTCCTGTCGGCGGAGGGGCTCGTCAACAGCATCCTCAAAAACTGCGGGGGCGAGGCGTTTCATTTTCTGGGCAATACCGCGACCTTCCAACCGATGCTCTACATCACGGCGATCTGGAAGGGCGCGGGGTGGAGCGCGATCATCTATCTGGCCGCCATCAGCGGCATCGACGTGGACCAGTACGAGGCGGCGGAAATCGACGGGGCTTCGCGCCTGCAGCGCGTCGCGCATATCACCCTGCCGAACATCCTGCCCACCGTCATCGTGATGTTCATCCTGCAGACCGGCAATCTCATGTCCGCGGGCTTCGACCAGATCTTTAACCTCTCTAACGTCGCCGTTCGGGACGTGGCGGAAACGCTGGATATGTTCATCTATCGCATCACGTTCCAGGCGCCGCCCGACTTTGGCTTTTCAATGGCCGTCAGCCTGTTCCGGTCGGTCATCAACATGGCGCTGCTGGTGCTCGCGGACAGGGGCGCGAAGCTCATGGGCGGGAGCGGTTTGTTCGCATGA
- a CDS encoding histidine kinase: MKTKLPSLRKSLQCTALALALSTLSVVGLCLLSYDQAIDAYASHSFATLAYSMETQVSLAVETLETTAKAAAYAPQVQTVLFTQVPSDYLRARSDADQVINLLRDGNVYADFIYLLCTSDRQGYVLSGAKSVCRPWLKAYLEEGALEREPFFSPVFFNSATGEARPYFLYVMPVSDIRPGKVGSRPEALCAVACDLRGMLQTLQGNSAQGSTVCLLSEGSLIASGRDLTESERALVLSSDTGLRGQSFLYRVTSPRLPWTLVFLTPRAALSGSAPRLRNIAVMLLLGEMAVLLTLFLLLFCSVARPLRRLVSDVQAIRHTQYTRVRPAKMEEFVTLSDAINRMLAEIEDANQNESEARERLYAAQEEQTRAKLYAYRTQINPHFLFNALECIRSLAQRHGVPEIEEQVRGLSRSYRYLLSADMVVTLAEELRSVEGYFNVLRPQYAEPLTLKVRASKEAKEAKVLSMTLQPLVENALLHGLSGLNRPGVILIAAEIDPDRRLSLRVADNGHGISEDRLKEIYRLCKDDRALEQGEHIGLGNITRRLRLFFGPAFSFDLASSPGHYTCIHLRIPCDI, encoded by the coding sequence TTGAAAACGAAGTTGCCTTCGCTGCGCAAAAGCCTTCAATGTACCGCGCTTGCGCTCGCGTTGAGCACGCTGTCTGTCGTGGGGCTCTGCCTGCTCTCGTACGACCAGGCCATCGACGCCTACGCGAGCCATTCCTTTGCGACGCTGGCCTACAGCATGGAAACGCAGGTCAGTCTGGCGGTCGAAACCCTGGAAACCACGGCCAAGGCCGCCGCGTACGCGCCGCAGGTGCAGACGGTGCTCTTCACGCAGGTGCCCAGCGACTATCTGCGTGCCCGCTCCGACGCAGACCAGGTGATCAACCTGCTGCGCGACGGAAACGTCTATGCGGATTTCATCTATCTGCTCTGCACCTCCGACAGGCAGGGCTACGTGCTTTCAGGCGCCAAGTCCGTCTGCCGCCCGTGGCTGAAAGCGTACCTGGAGGAGGGGGCTTTGGAGCGCGAGCCCTTCTTCAGCCCCGTCTTCTTCAACAGCGCCACCGGCGAAGCGCGTCCCTATTTTTTATATGTCATGCCGGTATCGGACATCCGTCCGGGCAAGGTCGGCTCCAGGCCCGAAGCGCTATGCGCGGTCGCCTGTGATCTGCGCGGAATGCTGCAAACCCTGCAGGGGAATTCAGCACAGGGAAGCACGGTATGCCTCCTTTCGGAGGGGAGCCTGATCGCCTCCGGACGCGACCTGACGGAAAGCGAGCGCGCGCTCGTGCTGTCGAGCGACACGGGATTACGCGGGCAGTCGTTCCTCTATCGCGTCACGTCCCCGCGCCTGCCCTGGACGCTCGTGTTCCTGACCCCGCGCGCCGCGCTCTCCGGCAGCGCCCCACGCCTGCGAAACATCGCGGTGATGCTCCTGCTCGGCGAAATGGCCGTCCTGCTCACGCTCTTCCTGCTCCTTTTCTGCTCTGTGGCGCGTCCGCTGCGCCGCCTTGTTTCCGACGTGCAGGCGATTCGCCACACGCAGTACACGCGCGTGCGCCCCGCCAAAATGGAGGAATTCGTCACCCTTTCCGACGCCATCAACCGCATGCTGGCCGAGATTGAAGATGCGAACCAAAACGAGAGCGAGGCACGGGAGAGGCTCTACGCCGCGCAGGAGGAGCAGACGCGCGCCAAGCTCTACGCCTACCGCACGCAGATCAACCCGCACTTTCTCTTTAACGCGCTGGAATGCATTCGTTCTCTCGCGCAGCGGCACGGCGTGCCCGAGATCGAGGAGCAGGTGCGCGGCCTGTCCCGGAGCTACCGGTACCTGCTCAGCGCGGATATGGTCGTCACCCTCGCCGAAGAGCTCCGCAGCGTGGAGGGGTATTTCAACGTCCTGCGGCCGCAGTACGCCGAGCCGCTGACCCTCAAAGTCCGGGCCAGTAAAGAGGCGAAGGAAGCGAAGGTGCTCTCCATGACGCTGCAGCCGCTGGTCGAAAACGCCCTTCTGCACGGGCTGTCGGGGCTGAACCGTCCCGGCGTAATTCTGATCGCGGCGGAGATCGATCCCGACCGTCGCCTCTCGCTGCGCGTCGCGGACAACGGGCACGGCATCTCCGAAGATCGGCTCAAAGAAATCTACCGTCTATGCAAGGATGACCGCGCGTTGGAGCAGGGGGAGCACATCGGCCTGGGAAACATCACGCGGCGGCTTCGCCTCTTCTTCGGTCCGGCCTTCTCCTTTGACCTCGCCTCCTCACCGGGGCACTATACTTGCATCCACCTTCGCATTCCCTGCGACATCTGA
- a CDS encoding response regulator yields the protein MIRVVLVDDQELALQGLSGLIPWEEAGFTIVGRFTSAREAFSFIRAERPDVVMTDIRMPEMSGLELIEALNAAGQKPEIVFISSYRDFDAAKEAIRLGVSRYIVKPFEEDEVLATLAELRQRLSRQELPCVDPLEPLSYRANPAFSRLCSQVSLHARCFLLLSEYAFRPAEAPNTCAGALRVHGYVSAWLIAQKKGIPSVPAHAGLSRVHRDFRDFGAFLSEAELSLRGCFAFSEHEQAADIQQYLCERLLDNPSLDELAGHFYLSRTRLCALFRSHTGYSPASFLQHVRLHLSRWRLLHTDMRIREVAESVGYWDTSYFGRLYKREFAMTPEECRLRRDLLL from the coding sequence ATGATCCGAGTGGTGCTCGTAGACGACCAGGAGCTCGCGCTTCAAGGGCTCAGCGGCCTCATTCCCTGGGAAGAAGCCGGTTTTACGATCGTCGGACGGTTTACCTCCGCGCGCGAAGCCTTTAGCTTTATTCGTGCGGAACGGCCGGACGTGGTCATGACCGACATCCGGATGCCGGAAATGAGCGGGCTTGAACTGATCGAAGCGCTGAATGCCGCCGGGCAAAAGCCCGAGATCGTATTCATCAGCTCCTACCGCGATTTTGACGCGGCAAAGGAGGCGATCCGGCTGGGGGTGAGCCGCTATATCGTCAAGCCCTTTGAAGAGGACGAGGTGTTGGCCACGCTGGCTGAACTGCGCCAGCGCCTGAGCCGCCAGGAGCTGCCCTGCGTAGATCCGCTTGAACCGCTCAGCTATCGGGCCAATCCTGCCTTCTCGCGCCTTTGCAGCCAGGTGTCCCTTCATGCCCGCTGCTTTCTTCTCCTTTCGGAATACGCCTTTCGGCCGGCTGAGGCTCCAAACACGTGCGCCGGCGCGCTCCGCGTCCACGGGTACGTCAGCGCGTGGCTGATCGCACAGAAAAAGGGCATCCCGTCCGTTCCCGCGCATGCCGGGCTCAGCCGCGTGCATCGGGATTTCCGCGATTTCGGCGCATTTTTATCGGAAGCCGAGCTCTCTCTGCGCGGATGCTTTGCCTTCAGCGAACACGAGCAGGCCGCGGACATCCAGCAGTATCTTTGCGAGCGTCTTTTGGACAATCCCTCGCTCGACGAGCTCGCCGGCCATTTTTACCTGTCCCGCACGCGCCTGTGCGCCCTGTTTCGCAGCCATACCGGCTATTCGCCCGCCTCCTTTTTGCAGCACGTGCGCCTGCACCTCAGCCGGTGGCGCCTGCTGCACACCGACATGCGCATCCGCGAGGTCGCGGAATCCGTCGGATATTGGGATACCAGCTATTTCGGCCGCCTGTACAAGCGGGAATTTGCCATGACGCCGGAAGAATGCCGCCTGCGGCGCGATCTTCTGCTGTAG
- a CDS encoding carbohydrate ABC transporter permease, producing MNARRVSRKRLSSGDDFIVDFIVLLLTAAALIVVLYPLLFVLSSSVSEPMSVVRGEVRLLPVGFTLEGYSRILEYTPIWRGYLNTIFYTLGSVAVTLVTTIPAAYVLSRKELRGHGFLTAYFAFTMFCNAGLIPTYLAVQSYGMLNTFWPLILEGAVTMSNLIVVRTYFTTSVPRDLSEAAFIDGCSNMKLFVQIMLPLAKPVIAVIALYAAVAQWNSYFNPLIYLSDPAKYPLQVHLRNILIMGETTDFMGSDPEELADMVRLRQLRESMKYGLIVVSALPMLCVYPFLQRFFMKGIMMGSIKG from the coding sequence GTGAACGCTAGACGTGTATCCCGGAAACGCCTTTCAAGCGGGGATGACTTTATCGTCGACTTCATCGTGCTGCTGTTGACGGCTGCCGCCCTGATCGTCGTGCTGTATCCGCTCCTGTTTGTGCTTTCCTCCTCGGTCAGCGAACCGATGAGCGTCGTGCGCGGCGAGGTTCGGCTGCTGCCCGTCGGGTTCACCCTGGAGGGCTACAGCCGGATTCTTGAATACACCCCCATCTGGCGGGGCTATCTGAACACGATCTTTTACACGCTCGGCAGCGTCGCCGTCACCCTCGTCACGACGATTCCCGCAGCCTACGTGCTTTCGCGCAAAGAGCTGCGAGGGCATGGCTTCCTGACGGCCTATTTCGCGTTCACGATGTTTTGCAACGCGGGCCTGATTCCGACCTACCTGGCCGTTCAGAGCTACGGAATGCTCAATACGTTCTGGCCGCTGATCCTGGAGGGCGCGGTAACGATGTCCAACCTGATCGTCGTGCGCACTTACTTTACCACGTCCGTGCCACGCGACCTTTCTGAGGCGGCCTTTATCGACGGATGCAGCAATATGAAGCTGTTTGTGCAGATCATGCTGCCGCTGGCCAAGCCGGTGATCGCGGTGATCGCGCTGTACGCGGCGGTCGCGCAGTGGAACAGCTACTTCAACCCGCTGATCTACCTGTCCGACCCGGCCAAATATCCCCTGCAGGTTCACCTGCGCAATATCCTCATCATGGGGGAGACGACGGACTTCATGGGCTCCGACCCCGAAGAGCTGGCGGATATGGTGCGGCTGCGCCAGCTTCGCGAGTCGATGAAATATGGGCTGATCGTCGTATCGGCGCTGCCCATGCTCTGCGTTTATCCGTTCCTGCAGCGCTTTTTTATGAAGGGAATCATGATGGGGTCGATCAAGGGCTGA
- a CDS encoding ABC transporter permease subunit → MTAAGKNRRREAVRRLGRDVVRDRQLYLLILPAVLVVFFFNYVPIYGLQIAFRDFKPSRGIWGSPWVGLKYFERFVKSPNMWTYVRNTLSLSIWGVLIAFPLKVFLALVINEIGAPRYKKFVQTVTYAPYFISVTVLISMVNLMLNKETGVLTLLFQAMGLHAEDWLTSPRAFQWVYVVSGMWQQTGWGAVIFLAALSGVDQQLHEAAMIDGATRVQRIWHVNLPSILPTVTIMFILQMGGLMSVGHEKALLMQNALNLEASELISTYVYKVGLQKAQYSFSAAVGMFNSVVNVVLMLTMNWIVKKMGQVSAL, encoded by the coding sequence ATGACGGCCGCCGGAAAAAACCGCCGGCGAGAGGCGGTCCGAAGGCTGGGGCGGGATGTCGTGCGCGACCGTCAGCTCTACCTTCTCATCCTGCCGGCTGTTTTGGTGGTGTTCTTCTTCAACTACGTGCCGATTTACGGCCTGCAGATCGCTTTTAGGGACTTCAAGCCCTCGCGCGGCATCTGGGGAAGCCCGTGGGTGGGGCTGAAATACTTTGAGCGCTTTGTAAAGTCGCCCAACATGTGGACGTACGTGCGCAACACCCTGAGCCTTTCCATCTGGGGCGTGCTGATCGCCTTCCCTTTGAAGGTATTCCTCGCGCTGGTGATCAACGAGATCGGCGCGCCGCGCTACAAGAAGTTCGTGCAGACCGTGACGTACGCGCCCTATTTTATCTCCGTGACCGTGCTCATCAGCATGGTGAACCTGATGCTGAACAAGGAAACCGGCGTCCTGACGCTTCTCTTTCAGGCGATGGGGCTACACGCCGAGGACTGGCTCACGAGCCCCAGGGCCTTTCAGTGGGTTTACGTCGTCTCCGGCATGTGGCAGCAGACGGGCTGGGGCGCGGTGATCTTTCTGGCGGCGCTGTCCGGCGTGGATCAGCAGCTCCACGAGGCGGCGATGATCGACGGCGCGACGCGCGTGCAGCGCATTTGGCACGTAAATCTGCCGAGCATTCTGCCCACGGTGACGATCATGTTCATCCTTCAAATGGGCGGGCTGATGAGCGTCGGCCATGAAAAGGCGCTTTTGATGCAGAACGCGCTGAACCTGGAAGCCAGCGAGCTGATATCCACCTACGTCTACAAGGTAGGCCTGCAAAAGGCGCAGTACAGCTTTTCGGCGGCGGTAGGAATGTTCAACTCGGTGGTCAACGTCGTGCTGATGCTGACAATGAACTGGATCGTCAAGAAGATGGGGCAGGTGAGCGCGCTGTGA
- a CDS encoding HpcH/HpaI aldolase family protein, which yields MKNQFRAALASGRRLLGTHVNLTDHRVCEMLGSVGFDYLWIDMEHISTSFHEMETHLIAAKAAGTPSMVRVTWNDIPNIKRVLEAGPDAIVVPMVNSVEDARRAIDTCIYPPEGRRGFGPCRAIRYGLDSVQDYIDHGSKELCRFLQVETLDAVHAMEEVAKIPYVDGFVIGPMDLSGSVGELGHALQGERTNAYIDLAIQKAHDAGKPIGLSTGADTAAELAHWMSKGVDFISASTDMWSILKGAQDLLALMQEVSGRYPRDEGGKAV from the coding sequence ATGAAAAATCAGTTTCGGGCGGCGCTCGCTTCCGGGCGGCGTCTCCTGGGCACCCACGTCAACCTGACCGACCATCGCGTGTGCGAAATGCTGGGCTCGGTGGGCTTTGACTACCTGTGGATCGACATGGAGCATATTTCCACAAGCTTTCATGAGATGGAGACGCACCTCATCGCCGCAAAGGCTGCGGGCACGCCCAGCATGGTGCGCGTCACCTGGAACGACATCCCGAACATCAAGCGCGTCCTGGAGGCGGGGCCGGACGCCATCGTCGTGCCCATGGTCAACAGCGTCGAGGATGCCCGGCGCGCGATCGACACCTGCATCTACCCGCCGGAGGGCAGGCGGGGGTTCGGGCCCTGCCGGGCGATTCGTTACGGCCTGGACAGCGTGCAGGACTACATCGACCACGGCAGCAAGGAGCTGTGCAGGTTTTTGCAGGTGGAGACGCTGGACGCGGTTCACGCCATGGAGGAGGTCGCGAAGATTCCCTATGTAGACGGCTTCGTGATCGGCCCGATGGATCTCAGCGGCTCCGTGGGCGAGCTGGGCCACGCGTTGCAGGGGGAAAGGACCAACGCTTATATCGATTTGGCCATCCAAAAAGCGCACGACGCGGGCAAGCCCATCGGCCTTTCCACGGGCGCGGATACCGCCGCGGAGCTTGCGCATTGGATGAGCAAGGGCGTAGACTTCATTTCCGCGAGCACGGACATGTGGAGCATTTTAAAGGGCGCGCAGGATCTCCTGGCGCTCATGCAGGAGGTGTCCGGCAGATACCCGCGCGATGAGGGAGGGAAGGCCGTATGA